The following are from one region of the Melaminivora suipulveris genome:
- a CDS encoding branched-chain amino acid ABC transporter permease: MLNWANFISQLFNGLVLGALLALISSGLTIIYGTLGVLNLAHGAMFMLGGYAGWLAFTYTDSFIVAVVAGSLFVMLVGIIMERVVIRHFYARPAEDQILVTFGIGIVMVELVRFIFGSQSQRIAPPAPLVGITDLGFMIYPTYRIALLGIVTVALIALYLVLYRTRIGMIVRAGIEDSVMVDSLGINVHRIFMLVFGIGAMAAGFAGIVNAPVVSIAPDVGEAILVQTFVVIVIGGVGSFPGAVLGGLIAGEIISITSMFDPGFSYVVLFIAMTLVLVLRPRGLMGAIGRE; encoded by the coding sequence GTGCTCAACTGGGCGAATTTCATCTCACAACTGTTCAATGGCCTGGTGCTCGGCGCATTGCTCGCCCTGATCTCCTCAGGCCTGACGATCATCTACGGCACGCTGGGCGTGCTGAACCTGGCCCACGGCGCCATGTTCATGCTGGGCGGCTACGCCGGCTGGCTCGCCTTCACCTACACCGACTCGTTCATCGTCGCGGTGGTCGCCGGCTCGCTGTTCGTGATGCTGGTGGGCATCATCATGGAGCGCGTGGTCATCCGCCACTTCTACGCGCGGCCAGCGGAGGATCAAATCCTCGTCACCTTCGGCATCGGCATCGTCATGGTGGAGCTGGTGCGCTTCATCTTCGGCAGTCAGTCGCAGCGCATTGCACCCCCGGCGCCTCTGGTCGGCATCACCGATCTGGGCTTCATGATCTACCCCACCTACCGCATCGCCCTGCTGGGCATCGTCACGGTGGCGCTGATCGCGCTGTATTTGGTGCTGTACCGCACGCGCATCGGCATGATCGTGCGCGCGGGCATCGAAGATTCCGTCATGGTCGATTCACTGGGCATCAACGTCCACCGCATCTTCATGCTGGTGTTCGGCATCGGTGCCATGGCGGCGGGGTTTGCCGGCATCGTCAATGCTCCCGTGGTCTCCATCGCGCCGGACGTGGGCGAAGCGATTCTGGTGCAGACCTTCGTGGTCATCGTGATCGGCGGCGTCGGCTCCTTCCCTGGGGCGGTGCTCGGCGGCCTGATCGCCGGCGAGATCATCTCCATCACGTCCATGTTCGACCCCGGCTTTTCCTACGTCGTGCTGTTCATCGCGATGACCCTGGTGCTGGTGCTGCGCCCGCGCGGGCTCATGGGCGCCATCGGCCGCGAATGA
- a CDS encoding substrate-binding protein, translating to MPEINNTEGSLHLSRRNVLQAGAVLLGNFGGLQVVYAADEPALGATWPAGSKGDTVYLGASVPLTGTYGLQGADELKGMELAVEHINTNHELMKKIAPKINNGVLGKKVGLVSGDSAAKPNQALQLQENFINQNKVVLMIGSTASSVAVAMNKFAQREKVIYMAGISGSNETTGDQCTRYAFRQGFYSDMVVKAIGPYLLRQFGKNRKFAALTPDYNYGHTTTKAFDDYMKAHGWKMVTNQVSPLGTQDFSQYLTNIANSGAEFICNSNWGRDAVLSAQQAKQFGLIPKMTLLMPYQVPFFAPEAGVDISAGVITGTEFYWGLEDKYPMAKMYVDAFMKKYGYRPEWGSENGYMSFAHWARMVTDAGTFYPPTVIKQFEKGEKIPSLLGDVHYRPEDHQCIRPIAVVRGKAKKDMKNKEDFWEVVEVAAADQIAMPLSAYNCKLASYT from the coding sequence ATGCCAGAGATCAACAACACCGAAGGATCGCTGCACCTCTCGCGGCGCAACGTATTGCAGGCGGGTGCGGTATTGCTGGGCAATTTCGGCGGTTTGCAGGTGGTCTATGCGGCCGACGAGCCGGCGCTGGGCGCCACCTGGCCGGCGGGCTCCAAGGGTGACACGGTTTACCTGGGGGCCTCCGTGCCGCTGACCGGAACCTATGGTCTGCAGGGCGCTGATGAACTCAAGGGCATGGAGCTTGCCGTCGAGCACATCAACACCAACCACGAGTTGATGAAGAAGATCGCGCCCAAGATCAACAATGGCGTTCTGGGCAAGAAGGTGGGACTGGTTTCCGGCGATTCGGCAGCCAAGCCCAATCAGGCGTTGCAGTTGCAGGAGAATTTCATCAACCAGAACAAGGTGGTTCTGATGATCGGCTCCACGGCTTCCTCCGTGGCCGTGGCGATGAACAAGTTTGCCCAGCGCGAGAAGGTCATCTACATGGCCGGCATCTCGGGCTCCAACGAAACCACCGGCGACCAGTGCACGCGCTACGCCTTCCGCCAGGGGTTCTACAGCGACATGGTGGTCAAGGCCATCGGCCCCTATCTGCTGCGCCAGTTCGGCAAGAACCGCAAGTTCGCTGCGCTCACACCGGATTACAACTACGGTCACACGACCACCAAGGCCTTCGACGACTACATGAAAGCCCACGGCTGGAAGATGGTGACCAACCAGGTTTCGCCACTGGGCACGCAGGACTTCAGCCAATATCTGACCAATATCGCCAACTCGGGCGCCGAATTCATTTGCAACAGTAACTGGGGGCGCGATGCGGTGCTGTCGGCCCAGCAGGCCAAGCAATTCGGCCTGATTCCGAAAATGACGCTGCTGATGCCTTATCAGGTGCCCTTCTTCGCACCTGAGGCGGGCGTCGACATCAGCGCCGGCGTGATTACGGGAACCGAGTTTTACTGGGGCCTGGAAGATAAATATCCCATGGCCAAGATGTATGTCGACGCCTTCATGAAGAAGTACGGCTATCGGCCGGAATGGGGTTCGGAGAACGGCTACATGAGTTTCGCGCATTGGGCGCGCATGGTCACCGACGCTGGCACCTTCTATCCGCCCACCGTCATCAAGCAGTTCGAAAAGGGCGAAAAAATCCCTTCGCTGCTCGGCGATGTGCACTACCGGCCGGAGGACCATCAGTGCATACGGCCCATTGCCGTGGTGCGCGGCAAGGCCAAGAAGGATATGAAGAACAAGGAAGACTTCTGGGAAGTCGTCGAGGTGGCGGCGGCCGACCAGATCGCCATGCCGCTGAGCGCTTACAACTGCAAGCTCGCCTCCTACACCTGA
- a CDS encoding NUDIX domain-containing protein translates to MAVRARLRGTTTGVSQPDSVRARIEVAVGILLRADGRFLLATRPPGKPYAGYWEFPGGKVERGESVEQALRREMHEELGIAIGPVAVWRTSEHDYPHAAVRLHWCIVQHWQGELQTREGQDLSWQACPPDVAPVLPGAYPVLELLASRTGVAQRHA, encoded by the coding sequence ATGGCAGTTCGCGCGCGATTACGCGGGACGACAACCGGGGTGAGTCAGCCTGACAGCGTGCGCGCACGGATCGAGGTGGCTGTCGGCATCCTGTTGCGCGCGGACGGCCGTTTCCTTCTGGCCACCCGCCCACCGGGCAAGCCTTACGCGGGCTACTGGGAGTTTCCAGGTGGCAAGGTGGAGCGCGGCGAAAGCGTCGAGCAAGCGCTGCGCCGCGAGATGCATGAAGAGCTGGGCATTGCCATCGGCCCGGTGGCGGTGTGGCGCACGAGCGAGCACGACTATCCGCACGCTGCCGTGCGTTTGCACTGGTGCATCGTCCAGCACTGGCAAGGTGAGCTGCAAACGCGGGAAGGCCAGGATCTGAGCTGGCAGGCATGCCCGCCGGACGTGGCTCCTGTGTTACCAGGCGCCTATCCTGTCCTGGAGCTGCTGGCTTCGCGAACCGGCGTTGCGCAGCGGCACGCCTGA
- a CDS encoding ATP-binding protein, which yields MTGNLERLIERAEQLMSRIEAALPGPLASPDWSAAVAWRYRKRASGHGVLEPVRQVAVMRLQDLKEIDAQKDKVQRNTEQFVHGRSANNMLLTGARGTGKSSLIRACLHAYAADGLRLIEVDKGDLTDLPDIVEVVAERPEKFIIYCDDLSFEEGEGGYKALKSILDGSVAASTPNVLVYATSNRRHLLPEQMKDNLSYSTSADGEIHPGEVVEEKISLSERFGLWVSFYPFSQEEYLAIVAQWLSAMGVAQSAIEAARPEALVWALERGSRSGRVAWQFARDYAGRQPG from the coding sequence ATGACTGGAAATCTTGAACGCTTGATCGAGCGCGCCGAGCAACTCATGTCCCGCATCGAGGCCGCGCTGCCTGGGCCGCTGGCGTCGCCCGACTGGTCGGCGGCGGTGGCCTGGCGCTACCGCAAGCGCGCCAGCGGTCATGGCGTGTTGGAGCCGGTGCGCCAGGTCGCCGTGATGCGCCTGCAGGATCTCAAGGAAATCGATGCGCAAAAGGACAAGGTGCAGCGCAACACCGAGCAGTTCGTGCACGGCCGCAGCGCCAACAACATGCTGCTCACCGGCGCGCGCGGCACCGGCAAGTCCTCGCTGATCCGCGCCTGCCTGCACGCATACGCGGCGGATGGGCTGCGCCTGATCGAGGTGGACAAGGGCGATTTGACGGACCTGCCCGACATCGTCGAGGTCGTCGCCGAGCGGCCAGAGAAGTTCATCATCTACTGCGACGACCTGAGCTTCGAGGAAGGCGAGGGCGGTTACAAGGCTTTGAAGTCCATCCTGGACGGCTCGGTGGCGGCCAGCACGCCCAACGTGCTGGTCTACGCCACCAGCAACCGGCGCCACCTGCTGCCCGAGCAGATGAAGGACAACTTGAGCTACAGCACCAGCGCCGACGGCGAGATCCATCCGGGGGAAGTGGTGGAGGAAAAAATCTCGTTGTCCGAGCGTTTTGGCCTGTGGGTCAGCTTCTACCCCTTCAGCCAGGAGGAGTATCTGGCCATCGTCGCCCAGTGGCTCTCGGCCATGGGCGTGGCGCAATCCGCCATTGAAGCAGCGCGACCCGAGGCTCTGGTCTGGGCGCTGGAGCGCGGCTCGCGCAGCGGCCGCGTGGCATGGCAGTTCGCGCGCGATTACGCGGGACGACAACCGGGGTGA
- the argJ gene encoding bifunctional glutamate N-acetyltransferase/amino-acid acetyltransferase ArgJ produces MPVNLSAPKAQDLHPVAGVRIGVAEAGVRKAGRKDLTVFLLDEGASVAGVFTENRFCAAPVQVCREHLQGGSAVRAMVVNTGNANAGTGAEGLARARATCAALARELDVDAAQVLPFSTGVIMEPLPVERIEAGLPAALADAQPGHWARAAEGIMTTDTLPKAASRRVEIDGRAVSITGISKGAGMIRPNMATMLGFIATDACIASALLQPLVKDLADHSFNRITIDGDTSTNDSFMLVATQRAGHAPITSLDSAQGRQLRAALLEVAQQLAQAIVRDGEGATKFITLRVEGGRTGEECRRVAYAIAHSPLVKTAFFASDPNLGRILAAVGYAGIADLDQTLIDLYLDDVHVAVRGGRNPAYREEDGQRVMKQSEITVRVVLGRGDAADTVWTCDLSHEYVTINADYRS; encoded by the coding sequence ATGCCCGTGAATCTCTCTGCCCCCAAGGCTCAGGATCTGCATCCGGTCGCTGGAGTGCGCATTGGCGTGGCCGAAGCCGGTGTGCGCAAGGCTGGGCGCAAGGACTTGACGGTGTTTCTGCTGGACGAAGGCGCGAGCGTCGCCGGCGTGTTCACGGAAAACCGCTTTTGCGCCGCGCCTGTGCAGGTCTGCCGCGAGCATCTGCAGGGCGGCAGCGCCGTCCGCGCCATGGTCGTCAACACCGGCAACGCCAACGCCGGCACGGGTGCCGAGGGGCTGGCGCGGGCGCGCGCCACCTGCGCGGCGCTGGCGCGCGAACTGGACGTGGATGCCGCGCAGGTGCTGCCGTTTTCCACCGGCGTGATCATGGAGCCGCTGCCCGTGGAGCGCATCGAAGCCGGCCTGCCGGCGGCGCTGGCCGACGCGCAGCCGGGCCACTGGGCGCGCGCCGCCGAGGGCATCATGACCACCGACACCCTGCCGAAAGCGGCCAGCCGGCGGGTGGAGATCGACGGGCGCGCGGTCAGCATCACCGGCATCAGCAAGGGCGCCGGCATGATCCGCCCCAACATGGCGACCATGCTGGGCTTCATCGCCACGGACGCCTGCATCGCCTCCGCGCTGCTGCAGCCGCTGGTGAAGGACCTGGCCGATCACTCGTTCAACCGCATCACCATCGACGGCGACACCTCGACCAACGACTCGTTCATGCTGGTGGCCACGCAGCGGGCGGGCCATGCGCCCATCACGTCGCTGGACAGCGCGCAGGGCCGGCAGTTGCGCGCGGCTCTGCTGGAAGTGGCGCAGCAGCTTGCCCAGGCCATCGTGCGCGACGGCGAGGGAGCGACCAAGTTCATCACCTTGCGCGTCGAGGGTGGCCGCACGGGCGAAGAGTGTCGCCGCGTGGCCTATGCCATCGCGCATTCGCCCCTGGTCAAGACGGCGTTCTTCGCCAGCGACCCGAACCTGGGCCGCATCCTGGCGGCGGTGGGCTACGCCGGCATTGCCGACCTGGACCAGACGCTGATCGACCTGTATCTGGACGACGTGCACGTGGCCGTGCGCGGCGGGCGCAACCCGGCGTACCGCGAGGAGGACGGACAGCGCGTCATGAAGCAAAGCGAGATCACGGTGCGCGTGGTGCTGGGCCGGGGCGACGCCGCAGATACGGTGTGGACCTGCGACCTGAGCCACGAGTACGTGACCATCAATGCGGATTACCGCTCCTGA
- the secA gene encoding preprotein translocase subunit SecA, which produces MATNFLTKIFGSRNDRLLKQYRKTVARINAMEAEYEKLSDDALRGKTQEFKDRVAAGEELDTLLPEAFAVVREGSKRVMKMRHFDVQLIGGMALHYGKIAEMRTGEGKTLTATLPVYLNALSGKGVHVVTVNDYLASRDAQWMGRLYNFLGLTVGINLPQMPREEKQAAYGSDITYGTNNEYGFDYLRDNMVYDARERVQRRLNYAIVDEVDSILIDEARTPLIISGQADDHTAMYVAIDKIVPLLTRQEGEADPRTGEGVTKPGDFTVDEKTHQVFLTEQGHENAERILANAGLIAEGATLYDPANIALMHHLYAALRAHHLYHRDQHYVVQGGEIVIVDEFTGRLMSGRRWSEGLHQAVEAKEGVTIQAENQTLASITFQNYFRLYAKLSGMTGTADTEAYEFQEIYGLETVVIPPNRPSRRDDQLDRVYKTTREKYDAAIADIRECHERGQPVLVGTSSIENSEIIAQLLTQANLPHQVLNAKQHAREADIVAQAGRPGMITIATNMAGRGTDIVLGGNVEKAVAALEEDETLTPEQRAARAEELRAQWKEDNAKVTALGGLRIIATERHESRRIDNQLRGRSGRQGDPGSSRFYLGLDDQLMRIFAGDRVKAIMDRLKMPEGEAIEAGIVTRSIESAQRKVEARNFDVRKQLLEYDDVANDQRKVIYQQRNEILDTAELASLIDAMRDDCLTDLVHQYVPPESVEEQWDLPGLEKALASDWQVDLALQRLVEGSEAITDEDILDKVLAAGREAFQAKVAQVGQENFTQFERMVLLQSFDTNWRDHLAALDYLRQGIHLRGYAQKQPKQEYKREAFELFRQLIDQVKNEVTRVMMTVQVQSPTQLDEAAHAMEQRGEGSIANVTYSAPGEDGNPQSLQDADQDGGAGQAMPGVRVGRNDPCPCGSGKKYKQCHGKLT; this is translated from the coding sequence ATGGCCACCAACTTCCTCACCAAGATCTTCGGCAGTCGCAACGACCGGCTGCTCAAGCAATACCGCAAGACCGTCGCGCGCATCAACGCCATGGAGGCGGAATACGAGAAATTGAGCGACGACGCGCTGCGCGGCAAAACCCAGGAGTTCAAGGACCGCGTTGCCGCAGGCGAGGAGCTCGACACTCTGCTGCCCGAGGCCTTTGCCGTGGTGCGCGAGGGTTCCAAGCGTGTCATGAAGATGCGCCACTTCGACGTGCAGCTGATCGGCGGCATGGCGCTGCATTACGGCAAGATCGCCGAGATGCGCACCGGCGAGGGCAAGACGCTCACCGCCACGCTGCCGGTGTACCTGAACGCCCTGTCGGGCAAGGGCGTGCACGTGGTCACGGTGAACGACTACCTGGCCAGCCGCGACGCGCAGTGGATGGGGCGCCTGTACAACTTCCTGGGCCTCACCGTGGGCATCAACCTGCCGCAGATGCCGCGCGAGGAAAAGCAGGCCGCCTACGGCAGCGACATCACCTACGGCACCAACAACGAGTACGGCTTCGACTACCTGCGCGACAACATGGTGTATGACGCGCGTGAGCGCGTGCAGCGCAGGCTGAACTACGCCATCGTCGACGAGGTGGACTCGATCCTGATCGACGAGGCGCGCACGCCGCTGATCATCAGTGGGCAGGCCGACGACCACACGGCCATGTACGTGGCCATCGACAAGATCGTGCCGCTGCTCACGCGCCAGGAGGGCGAAGCCGATCCGCGCACCGGCGAGGGCGTGACCAAGCCCGGCGACTTCACGGTGGACGAAAAAACGCACCAGGTCTTCCTGACCGAGCAGGGCCACGAGAACGCAGAGCGCATCCTGGCCAATGCCGGCCTGATCGCCGAAGGCGCGACGCTGTACGACCCGGCCAACATCGCGCTGATGCACCACCTGTACGCGGCCCTGCGCGCGCATCACCTGTACCACCGCGACCAGCACTACGTGGTGCAGGGCGGCGAGATCGTCATCGTCGACGAGTTCACCGGTCGCCTGATGTCGGGCCGGCGCTGGAGCGAGGGCCTGCACCAGGCCGTGGAGGCCAAGGAGGGCGTGACCATCCAGGCCGAGAACCAGACGCTGGCCTCGATCACCTTCCAGAACTACTTCCGCCTCTACGCCAAGCTGTCGGGCATGACCGGCACGGCGGACACGGAAGCCTATGAATTCCAGGAAATCTACGGCCTGGAGACCGTGGTCATCCCGCCCAACCGGCCCAGCCGCCGCGACGATCAGCTCGACCGCGTCTACAAGACCACGCGCGAGAAGTACGACGCGGCCATTGCCGACATCCGCGAATGCCACGAGCGCGGCCAGCCGGTGCTGGTGGGCACCAGCTCCATCGAGAACTCGGAAATCATCGCGCAGCTGCTGACCCAGGCCAACCTGCCGCACCAGGTGCTCAACGCCAAGCAGCACGCGCGCGAGGCCGACATCGTCGCCCAGGCCGGCCGCCCCGGCATGATCACCATCGCCACCAACATGGCCGGCCGCGGCACCGACATCGTGCTGGGCGGCAACGTGGAAAAGGCCGTCGCCGCGCTGGAGGAGGACGAGACGCTCACGCCTGAGCAGCGCGCCGCGCGCGCCGAGGAGCTGCGTGCGCAGTGGAAGGAAGACAACGCCAAGGTCACGGCGCTGGGCGGCCTGCGCATCATCGCCACCGAACGCCACGAGTCGCGCCGCATCGACAACCAGCTGCGCGGCCGCTCGGGCCGCCAGGGCGACCCCGGCTCCTCGCGCTTCTACCTGGGCCTGGACGACCAGCTCATGCGCATCTTCGCCGGCGACCGCGTCAAGGCCATCATGGACCGCCTGAAGATGCCCGAGGGCGAGGCCATCGAGGCGGGCATCGTCACGCGCAGCATCGAGTCCGCCCAGCGCAAGGTCGAGGCGCGCAACTTCGACGTGCGCAAGCAGCTGCTGGAGTACGACGACGTCGCCAACGACCAGCGCAAGGTCATCTACCAGCAGCGCAACGAAATCCTGGACACGGCCGAGCTGGCCTCGCTCATCGACGCCATGCGCGACGACTGCCTGACCGACCTGGTGCACCAGTACGTGCCGCCCGAATCGGTGGAGGAGCAGTGGGATCTGCCTGGCCTGGAAAAGGCGCTGGCGTCGGACTGGCAGGTCGATCTGGCGCTGCAAAGGCTGGTCGAGGGCTCGGAGGCCATCACCGACGAGGACATCCTGGACAAGGTGCTGGCCGCCGGTCGCGAGGCCTTCCAGGCCAAGGTGGCGCAGGTCGGCCAGGAGAACTTCACCCAGTTCGAGCGCATGGTGCTGCTGCAGAGCTTTGACACCAACTGGCGCGACCACCTGGCGGCGCTGGACTACCTGCGCCAGGGCATCCACCTGCGCGGCTACGCGCAAAAGCAGCCCAAGCAGGAATACAAGCGCGAGGCCTTCGAGCTGTTCCGCCAGCTGATCGATCAGGTCAAGAACGAAGTCACGCGCGTCATGATGACCGTGCAGGTGCAGTCGCCCACCCAGCTGGACGAGGCCGCACACGCCATGGAGCAGCGCGGCGAGGGCAGCATCGCCAACGTGACCTACAGCGCGCCGGGCGAGGACGGCAATCCGCAGTCATTGCAGGACGCAGACCAGGACGGCGGCGCAGGTCAGGCCATGCCCGGCGTGCGTGTGGGGCGCAACGACCCATGTCCCTGCGGCAGCGGCAAAAAATACAAGCAGTGCCACGGCAAGTTGACCTGA
- a CDS encoding HK97 family phage prohead protease, whose protein sequence is MKTAANLTIKSVQAEAGHYVVQGLATTRDRDMALDIVEPLGAEVTLPLPLLLEHDRARPVGQVVQAQAAANGISFTAHIPKVQEAGIVRERIMEVVHSLMHGLLRGTSIGFQPLEDEPLPGGGRRFRRWRWLELSIVSVPCNPFAAVASVKSLEHGHPASRTAPARHSVPLLQRQGD, encoded by the coding sequence ATGAAGACCGCCGCCAATCTCACCATCAAGAGCGTGCAGGCCGAAGCGGGGCACTACGTAGTGCAAGGGCTGGCAACCACACGCGACCGCGACATGGCGCTCGACATCGTGGAGCCGCTGGGTGCCGAAGTCACGCTACCCCTGCCGCTGCTGTTGGAGCACGACCGCGCCCGGCCTGTGGGTCAAGTGGTGCAGGCGCAGGCCGCAGCAAACGGGATCAGCTTCACCGCCCATATCCCGAAGGTGCAAGAGGCCGGGATCGTGCGCGAGCGCATCATGGAAGTGGTGCACAGCCTCATGCACGGCCTGCTGCGCGGCACAAGCATTGGCTTTCAGCCGCTGGAAGATGAGCCACTGCCCGGTGGAGGTCGGCGGTTCCGTCGCTGGCGCTGGCTTGAGTTGAGCATCGTTAGCGTGCCGTGCAATCCGTTTGCAGCCGTGGCGAGCGTCAAGTCGTTGGAGCATGGGCACCCAGCGTCACGCACGGCGCCGGCCCGGCACAGCGTGCCCCTGCTGCAAAGGCAGGGCGACTGA
- a CDS encoding phage major capsid protein: MNQLSTRGSTLAGRYLQAIGVANGDPIAALGYVEQQQHRWTDYSQVKAAVDALSLGQTGTHLTASVGDSFLELVRPRALLWKLPHLRVVPFATDAILQTAGASSYWVGEGGLKPMSAPAFQRLGKLARRKVVGLAVVSNELLRSSRADAIVADDLAAACAAGIDAALFDGLAGDDDRPASVTHGALTVPATAAPLADALAALALFKGNLTTSAWFAHPQTAARIGAKNPGAGQACDVGATGGRLLGIEVFTSEAVPKTAVSLVDLSRIEVAGGRDAELRTSANATLLMTDPDTGTAKPTSMFQTNCIGLLGEIIVNWRVGGPAGSAVSITGASY, encoded by the coding sequence ATGAACCAACTTTCCACACGCGGCAGCACCCTGGCTGGCCGGTATTTGCAGGCCATCGGTGTAGCCAATGGCGACCCCATCGCGGCCCTGGGCTACGTCGAGCAGCAGCAGCACCGCTGGACGGACTACTCGCAAGTCAAAGCCGCAGTTGACGCGCTAAGCCTTGGACAGACCGGCACGCATTTGACGGCATCCGTTGGCGACAGCTTTCTCGAACTGGTGCGCCCACGCGCCCTGCTGTGGAAGCTGCCCCACCTGCGCGTGGTGCCCTTCGCGACCGACGCAATTTTGCAGACGGCTGGCGCCAGCAGCTACTGGGTCGGCGAAGGTGGCCTCAAACCCATGAGCGCGCCCGCCTTCCAGCGACTGGGCAAGCTGGCCCGGCGTAAGGTGGTCGGCCTTGCTGTGGTATCGAACGAGCTTTTGCGAAGCAGCCGCGCCGACGCCATCGTCGCCGACGACCTGGCCGCAGCCTGTGCAGCCGGCATAGACGCTGCGCTGTTCGACGGCCTGGCCGGAGATGACGATCGCCCGGCCAGCGTCACGCATGGCGCCCTCACTGTCCCGGCTACCGCTGCCCCGCTGGCTGATGCGCTGGCCGCACTGGCGCTGTTCAAAGGCAACCTGACCACAAGCGCGTGGTTTGCCCACCCTCAGACTGCTGCACGCATCGGCGCCAAGAACCCCGGCGCCGGCCAGGCCTGCGACGTGGGCGCGACTGGTGGCCGGCTGCTGGGCATCGAGGTGTTCACCAGCGAAGCCGTTCCCAAGACCGCCGTCAGTCTGGTGGACTTGAGCCGCATCGAGGTTGCGGGCGGGCGCGATGCCGAGCTGCGAACCAGCGCCAATGCCACCTTGCTGATGACCGATCCCGACACCGGCACGGCAAAGCCGACGAGCATGTTCCAAACCAACTGCATCGGCCTGTTGGGCGAGATCATCGTCAACTGGCGCGTAGGCGGCCCGGCAGGCAGCGCAGTTTCCATCACTGGCGCGAGCTACTAA
- a CDS encoding AAA family ATPase, translating into MSRVAQAFEQAEPVERTALRHIVLASGADLQPTPVCWLWPGWLALGKLHILAGAPGQGKTTIALGMAATVTIGGRWPDGNRCDKGSILVWSGEDDPADTLLPRLLAAGADRTRCHFIEGTRGEDGALLPFDPATDLHLLRQAIERIGDVRLLVVDPVVSAVTGDSHKNTEVRRAMQPLVDLASACQCAVLGITHFAKGGQGSDPAQRVVGSVAFTAVARVVLVAAKVKGEEGEDTRILARSKSNIGPDGGGFEYHLEQCEPLPEIQASRIAWGKSVEGTARELLTDPEDDQGDDSADAAELLEAELDALLWTPADVATKPLKAAGFSKKQIWQASKKLNVVRKKGGMKEGWLWRLPASAEGSATRQNHEDSAEGSQDSYFGNGESSESSGVLESSAQEVL; encoded by the coding sequence ATGAGCCGCGTAGCACAAGCGTTCGAGCAGGCCGAGCCTGTAGAGCGTACCGCCCTGCGCCACATCGTGCTGGCCAGCGGCGCTGACTTGCAGCCGACACCTGTTTGCTGGCTGTGGCCGGGCTGGCTGGCGCTGGGCAAGCTGCATATCCTGGCCGGCGCACCCGGCCAGGGCAAGACCACCATCGCGCTGGGCATGGCGGCAACGGTCACCATCGGCGGGCGCTGGCCGGACGGCAACCGCTGCGACAAGGGCAGCATCCTGGTCTGGTCAGGCGAGGACGACCCTGCCGACACCCTGCTGCCGCGCCTGCTGGCCGCTGGTGCTGACCGCACGCGCTGCCACTTCATCGAGGGCACGCGCGGCGAGGATGGCGCGCTGCTGCCGTTCGACCCGGCCACCGACCTGCACCTGTTGCGCCAGGCCATCGAGCGCATCGGCGATGTGCGCCTACTCGTTGTTGACCCCGTGGTCAGTGCTGTGACTGGAGACAGCCACAAGAACACCGAAGTGCGCCGCGCCATGCAACCGCTCGTTGACCTGGCCAGCGCCTGCCAGTGCGCCGTGCTGGGCATCACGCACTTTGCCAAGGGAGGTCAAGGCAGCGACCCGGCGCAGCGCGTGGTCGGCAGCGTGGCTTTCACCGCCGTGGCGCGCGTGGTGCTGGTGGCCGCCAAGGTCAAAGGCGAGGAAGGCGAAGACACGCGCATCCTGGCGCGCAGCAAGTCCAACATCGGCCCGGACGGAGGCGGGTTTGAGTACCACTTGGAGCAGTGCGAGCCGCTTCCCGAAATTCAGGCATCGCGCATCGCCTGGGGCAAGTCGGTGGAGGGCACGGCGCGCGAGCTGCTGACCGATCCCGAGGACGACCAAGGCGACGACAGCGCCGACGCGGCCGAGCTGCTGGAAGCCGAGCTGGATGCTTTGCTGTGGACCCCCGCCGACGTGGCAACGAAGCCGCTCAAGGCGGCCGGGTTCTCGAAAAAGCAAATCTGGCAGGCGTCCAAGAAGCTGAACGTAGTACGCAAAAAAGGCGGCATGAAAGAGGGTTGGCTGTGGCGCCTGCCGGCAAGCGCCGAAGGTTCCGCAACACGCCAAAACCATGAAGATTCCGCCGAAGGTTCCCAAGATTCCTATTTTGGAAACGGGGAATCTTCGGAATCTTCGGGCGTTTTGGAATCTTCGGCGCAGGAGGTTCTATGA